Proteins from one Algicella marina genomic window:
- a CDS encoding DNA translocase FtsK, translating to MARAPRKPAKKKPVKERSRPRERNRSSGRTKLVESKTEAALRRRGFELAGLCLFVLGLAIFALLWTYTPEDPSIFSATDAPPRNALGLVGASLADPLYRALGWAAYGLPVALIVWGTRLILHKGDERVISRMILLPIAIAIAAVFAAAHVPFSGWPHSYGLGGVLGDSVLAALLGIIPLPLGGALLVATIVLAIAFVALALVSLGVNWPEFRAILRFMRHGALVGFHGIVAGTAIASRQTVAGARQARSMQRDARERARHAREEKAAVANAAFSERLEEESEISLPSSDPADDDRVMARISAAVRARTSSGSPAPEGDTVPEVERTLPRLGGVSRESDGVSPPAPALRIRRDEPQVRPAEDAAAYDAGEVYEPYEEDLPATAPPPPPQRPEPVVKHPERRPAAKSNRARAEEQPSLALEEKSTEAYDMPPLSLLQNPVEIQRAHLSDEALEANARMLETVLDDYGIKGEIVAVRPGPVVTLYELEPAAGLKASRVIGLADDIARSMSALAARVSTIPGRSVIGIELPNEFREKVILREILSVKSYGDSSHTLPLALGKDIGGEPVVANLARMPHLLIAGTTGSGKSVAINTMILSLLYKLRPDECRLIMIDPKMLELSVYDGIPHLLSPVVTDPKKAVVALKWTVAEMEERYRKMSKMGVRNIDGYNGRVEEALSKGEAFTRTVQTGFDDATGEPIFETEEYAPEKMPFIVVIVDEMADLMMVAGKEIEACIQRLAQMARASGIHLIMATQRPSVDVITGTIKANFPTRISFQVTSKIDSRTILGEMGAEQLLGMGDMLYMAGGGKITRVHGPFVSDEEVEEIVNHLKLQGVPEYVSGVVEGPEAEKESAIDQVLGLGGNTNGEDALYDQAVAIVARDRKCSTSYIQRKLAIGYNKAARLVEQMEDEGVVSSANSVGKREILVPEA from the coding sequence GTGCTCGGGCTCGCCATTTTCGCGCTGTTGTGGACCTATACACCTGAAGATCCCAGCATCTTCAGCGCCACCGATGCCCCACCGCGCAATGCACTTGGTCTCGTTGGCGCATCGCTCGCCGATCCACTCTACCGCGCTCTCGGCTGGGCAGCCTATGGCTTGCCCGTTGCGCTCATCGTCTGGGGAACCAGGCTGATCCTGCACAAAGGCGACGAACGGGTCATCAGCCGCATGATCCTGCTGCCCATCGCCATTGCCATCGCTGCCGTCTTTGCCGCCGCGCATGTGCCATTCTCAGGCTGGCCGCACAGTTACGGGCTTGGCGGTGTACTGGGTGACAGCGTGCTCGCCGCCCTGCTCGGCATCATCCCGTTGCCGCTCGGCGGTGCGCTTCTGGTTGCCACCATCGTCCTTGCCATCGCGTTCGTCGCACTCGCTCTTGTCTCGCTCGGCGTCAACTGGCCGGAATTCCGCGCCATCCTGCGGTTCATGCGCCACGGGGCTCTCGTCGGTTTCCACGGCATCGTCGCCGGCACAGCCATCGCATCGCGCCAGACTGTCGCCGGTGCCCGCCAGGCCCGCTCAATGCAGCGTGACGCCCGCGAACGTGCGCGGCACGCAAGGGAGGAAAAGGCCGCCGTCGCCAATGCAGCCTTCTCCGAACGTCTTGAAGAAGAAAGTGAAATCTCCCTCCCATCCAGCGATCCGGCCGACGATGACCGGGTGATGGCGCGTATTTCCGCAGCCGTGCGTGCGCGCACAAGCTCCGGATCTCCCGCACCGGAAGGCGACACAGTGCCAGAGGTGGAGCGGACATTGCCGCGTCTCGGCGGCGTCAGCCGCGAAAGCGATGGCGTTTCGCCACCGGCGCCTGCCCTGCGAATCCGACGCGACGAGCCTCAGGTCCGGCCGGCAGAGGACGCCGCCGCCTACGATGCCGGGGAGGTCTACGAACCCTATGAGGAAGACCTTCCCGCCACCGCGCCGCCGCCCCCGCCGCAGCGGCCGGAACCCGTGGTCAAGCACCCGGAGCGGCGACCGGCGGCCAAGAGCAACCGCGCCCGCGCCGAGGAACAGCCGAGCCTCGCGCTGGAGGAGAAATCCACCGAGGCCTACGACATGCCACCCCTGTCGCTGTTGCAGAACCCCGTCGAAATCCAGCGCGCCCACCTCTCGGACGAAGCGTTGGAAGCCAACGCCCGGATGCTGGAAACGGTCCTCGACGATTACGGCATCAAGGGCGAGATCGTTGCCGTCCGCCCCGGCCCCGTGGTCACACTCTACGAACTCGAACCCGCCGCCGGCTTGAAGGCCAGCCGTGTCATCGGCCTAGCCGACGATATCGCCCGCTCGATGTCCGCCCTCGCCGCCCGTGTCTCCACCATTCCGGGTCGAAGCGTCATCGGGATCGAATTGCCCAATGAATTCAGGGAGAAGGTCATCCTGCGGGAGATCCTGTCGGTCAAGAGTTACGGTGACAGCAGCCACACCCTGCCGCTGGCGCTCGGCAAGGATATCGGCGGCGAACCGGTGGTCGCCAACCTCGCACGGATGCCGCATCTGTTGATCGCGGGCACCACCGGCTCGGGCAAATCGGTTGCCATCAACACCATGATCCTCAGCCTGCTTTACAAGCTTCGGCCTGACGAATGCCGTCTGATCATGATCGACCCGAAGATGCTGGAACTCTCCGTCTACGACGGCATTCCCCATCTCCTCAGCCCGGTTGTCACCGATCCGAAAAAGGCCGTGGTGGCGCTGAAATGGACCGTGGCGGAGATGGAGGAACGCTACCGCAAGATGTCCAAGATGGGCGTGCGCAACATCGACGGCTACAACGGCCGCGTCGAGGAGGCACTTTCAAAGGGCGAAGCGTTCACGCGGACGGTGCAGACCGGATTCGACGACGCCACCGGCGAACCGATCTTCGAGACGGAGGAGTACGCGCCCGAAAAGATGCCGTTCATCGTCGTTATCGTGGACGAGATGGCGGACCTGATGATGGTGGCGGGCAAGGAAATCGAGGCCTGTATTCAACGACTTGCGCAGATGGCCCGTGCTTCGGGCATCCACCTGATCATGGCTACCCAGCGTCCTTCGGTGGATGTGATCACCGGCACGATCAAGGCCAACTTCCCGACGCGCATCTCCTTCCAGGTCACATCCAAGATCGATAGCCGCACCATCCTCGGCGAAATGGGGGCGGAGCAGCTTCTCGGCATGGGCGACATGCTCTACATGGCCGGTGGCGGCAAGATCACCCGTGTCCACGGCCCCTTCGTCAGCGACGAAGAGGTGGAGGAAATCGTCAACCATCTGAAATTGCAGGGCGTTCCCGAATACGTGTCCGGGGTCGTCGAAGGACCCGAAGCGGAGAAGGAAAGCGCCATCGACCAGGTCCTTGGCCTTGGCGGCAACACCAATGGCGAAGATGCGCTCTACGATCAGGCCGTGGCCATCGTTGCCCGCGACCGCAAGTGTTCCACCTCCTACATCCAGCGCAAGCTGGCCATCGGCTACAACAAGGCCGCCCGGTTGGTGGAGCAGATGGAGGACGAGGGCGTCGTCAGCTCCGCCAACTCCGTCGGCAAGCGGGAAATCCTCGTACCGGAGGCGTGA
- a CDS encoding LolA family protein — MKRRTLITALAALPFAGFGSAAAAQDQVLVEVSKYLNQLRTIQGRFTQVNSDGSQSTGQYYLARPGLIRFEYDGGKAMVIADGINVGVLDAKSNAGAQKYPLSATPLRFLLRDQIDLTERNLSRGASSQNGQTSVVLQDPKAPKDGTMTLLFSNKPPALKQWTVTEKTGAKTIVRLDTLERASGLSRGMFSIEAAARKMGIRS, encoded by the coding sequence ATGAAACGCAGAACCCTCATTACCGCCCTCGCCGCCCTGCCGTTTGCCGGGTTCGGTTCCGCCGCTGCCGCGCAGGATCAGGTCCTCGTCGAGGTCAGCAAGTATCTCAACCAGCTTCGCACCATCCAGGGCCGCTTCACGCAGGTAAACTCGGACGGGTCACAATCCACTGGCCAGTACTACCTCGCCCGGCCCGGCCTGATCCGCTTCGAATACGATGGCGGCAAGGCCATGGTGATCGCCGATGGCATCAACGTCGGCGTGCTGGACGCGAAGTCGAACGCCGGGGCGCAGAAATACCCGCTCAGCGCTACGCCGCTGCGCTTCCTGCTCCGTGATCAGATCGACCTGACAGAGCGCAACCTCTCACGCGGTGCCTCCAGCCAGAACGGTCAGACCTCCGTCGTGCTGCAGGATCCGAAGGCGCCGAAAGACGGCACGATGACTCTGCTGTTCTCCAACAAGCCCCCGGCCCTGAAGCAGTGGACGGTGACGGAGAAGACCGGCGCGAAGACGATTGTACGTCTCGACACGCTGGAACGTGCCTCCGGCCTGTCGCGCGGCATGTTCAGCATAGAAGCCGCCGCCCGCAAGATGGGAATCCGCAGCTGA
- a CDS encoding Hint domain-containing protein gives MSITFDYNDFGTTLDFYADSSFDTLNIVIADSFRYAASFHYDGSFQSGLYATSNPLEGDYIRYQRYEGAPDGTPDAEAARFDTFNFDVPEGWRAEFIDNSVRYPMETIGGATNVFTYYAYTVRLFSEDGFIGSMNVSGRISGEVTPACFTAGSLIATPDGPRPIEDLREGDTVLTRDRGPLPVRWIGQSHQTAETLAQFPELRPVRIAAGALGDHAATLVSPHHRILLKGWQAQALYGEDELLAAACNLINDSTISRAGCEPCTYVHLLFDSHEIVQVDGLWSESFHPAALSKGSVTTAQHDEVVALFPELENPSQWPLARRTAKPTEASVLVTGL, from the coding sequence ATGAGCATTACTTTCGACTACAACGACTTCGGCACGACGCTCGATTTCTATGCCGACTCCAGCTTTGACACGCTCAACATCGTCATCGCCGACAGCTTTCGCTACGCCGCCAGTTTTCACTATGACGGCTCTTTCCAGTCCGGCCTCTACGCGACCTCGAATCCGCTGGAGGGCGACTACATCCGCTATCAACGGTACGAGGGCGCGCCTGATGGCACCCCGGATGCCGAGGCGGCGCGCTTCGATACCTTCAACTTTGATGTTCCCGAAGGCTGGCGCGCGGAATTCATCGACAATTCAGTGCGCTACCCGATGGAGACGATCGGCGGCGCCACCAATGTCTTCACTTACTACGCCTACACCGTGCGCCTGTTCTCGGAAGATGGGTTCATCGGCTCGATGAACGTTTCCGGCCGCATCAGCGGCGAGGTGACGCCTGCCTGTTTCACCGCCGGCAGCCTGATTGCCACGCCAGACGGCCCGCGCCCGATCGAGGATCTGCGGGAGGGCGACACTGTCCTCACCCGCGATCGTGGCCCTCTCCCGGTGCGTTGGATCGGCCAGAGCCACCAGACGGCGGAAACGCTTGCCCAGTTCCCGGAACTCCGCCCGGTCCGCATCGCCGCCGGCGCCCTGGGGGATCACGCCGCTACCTTGGTTTCACCGCACCATCGCATCCTGCTGAAGGGCTGGCAGGCGCAGGCGCTCTACGGCGAGGACGAGTTGCTGGCGGCGGCCTGCAACCTGATCAACGACAGCACCATCAGCCGCGCCGGGTGCGAACCTTGCACTTATGTCCACCTGCTGTTCGACAGCCACGAGATCGTACAGGTAGACGGTCTCTGGTCCGAGAGCTTCCATCCCGCTGCCCTGTCGAAAGGCAGCGTCACCACTGCGCAGCATGACGAGGTGGTGGCCCTGTTCCCCGAACTGGAGAACCCATCGCAGTGGCCGTTGGCGCGCCGCACCGCGAAGCCCACAGAAGCCTCGGTGCTCGTTACCGGCCTCTGA
- a CDS encoding enoyl-CoA hydratase/isomerase family protein: MIDTRQEGLVGWIVLNDPERHNALTRAAMSAVAEALEAHRAAGCRAVVLTGRGRSFSAGASLKEVGSEDWTENPLTTLASTIEACPLPVVAALNGGTYGGAVDIALACDFRLGAEGMRLTVPAARLGIHYPAEGLARAARLFGLQVARRIFLAAESFPAESLLTLGLVESLHPVEELEQAAGDFADHLAALAPLAVQGMKQTLRETLDGSADAGRVRGRIAECFASDDHREGLAAQKEKRAPEFRGR, translated from the coding sequence GTGATCGATACCCGGCAAGAGGGGCTGGTCGGCTGGATCGTGCTGAACGATCCTGAACGGCACAACGCCCTGACCCGCGCGGCAATGTCGGCCGTTGCCGAGGCGCTGGAGGCGCATCGCGCGGCGGGTTGCCGGGCGGTTGTGCTGACAGGGCGGGGGCGCAGTTTCTCTGCCGGTGCGTCGCTGAAGGAAGTCGGCAGCGAGGACTGGACCGAAAACCCGCTGACGACGCTCGCCTCGACCATTGAGGCTTGCCCGCTGCCGGTGGTGGCGGCGTTGAACGGCGGCACATATGGCGGCGCCGTCGACATTGCGCTGGCCTGCGACTTTCGTCTGGGAGCGGAGGGAATGCGGCTGACGGTGCCAGCCGCGCGGCTGGGCATCCATTATCCGGCAGAGGGGCTGGCGCGGGCGGCGCGGCTGTTCGGCTTGCAGGTGGCGCGGCGGATCTTTCTCGCGGCGGAAAGCTTCCCGGCCGAGTCGCTGTTGACGCTCGGATTGGTCGAGAGCCTGCATCCAGTCGAGGAACTTGAACAGGCGGCGGGGGATTTCGCGGATCACCTGGCCGCGCTGGCGCCACTTGCCGTGCAAGGCATGAAGCAGACCCTGCGCGAGACGCTGGACGGATCGGCGGATGCCGGCAGGGTTCGCGGCCGGATCGCCGAATGCTTCGCTTCCGACGACCACCGGGAAGGGCTGGCAGCGCAGAAGGAAAAGCGAGCGCCGGAGTTCAGAGGCCGGTAA
- the xth gene encoding exodeoxyribonuclease III has translation MPLRLATWNINSVRLRAPIVLDLLSRHGPDILCLQETKSPVEKIPAEVFQAAGYTHMVARGQKGYNGVAILSRVPLEDAGHRDFCERGDARHVAARLEDGTLIHNFYVPAGGDEPDREKNIKFGHKLDFLSEMRDWFHGEAPKRSILVGDLNIAPREDDVWSHKALLKVVSHTPVEVEQLATVQDSGNWVDITRKDIPEGQLYSWWSYRAKDWDAADKGRRLDHIWATPDIASAAGASHIARDVRGWEKPSDHAPVFATFDL, from the coding sequence ATGCCTCTCAGACTTGCGACCTGGAACATCAACTCCGTGCGTCTGCGCGCGCCGATCGTGCTGGACCTTCTCAGCCGGCACGGGCCGGACATCCTGTGCCTGCAGGAGACGAAATCGCCGGTGGAGAAGATCCCGGCGGAGGTGTTTCAGGCGGCGGGGTATACCCACATGGTCGCACGTGGGCAGAAGGGCTACAACGGCGTCGCCATCTTGTCGCGGGTGCCGTTGGAGGATGCCGGTCACCGCGATTTCTGCGAGCGGGGCGACGCTCGCCATGTCGCCGCGCGGCTGGAGGACGGCACGCTGATCCACAATTTCTATGTGCCCGCCGGTGGCGATGAGCCGGACCGGGAGAAGAACATCAAGTTCGGCCACAAACTGGATTTCCTGTCCGAGATGCGCGACTGGTTCCACGGAGAGGCACCCAAACGCTCCATCCTCGTCGGCGATCTCAACATCGCCCCGCGCGAGGATGACGTATGGTCTCACAAGGCCCTGCTGAAGGTCGTCAGTCACACGCCGGTGGAGGTGGAGCAACTGGCCACGGTGCAGGACTCTGGCAACTGGGTGGACATCACGCGCAAGGACATCCCCGAAGGCCAGCTTTATTCATGGTGGTCCTATCGCGCGAAGGACTGGGACGCGGCAGACAAGGGGCGGCGGCTCGACCACATCTGGGCCACACCGGATATCGCCTCGGCCGCCGGCGCCAGCCATATCGCCCGAGACGTGCGCGGCTGGGAGAAGCCCTCCGACCACGCGCCCGTCTTCGCGACATTTGATCTGTGA
- a CDS encoding fused DSP-PTPase phosphatase/NAD kinase-like protein, protein MAGLKERFRRWYNDWQAEWNAEWPSPNARKRAWFDMMWFDHGFLRILWRNHDEVAPGIWRANQPGPKRLRELADLGMRSIINLRGESGWGTYFLEKEVAEEAGVELLNARLYSRRPPTREEALRYIEALDAAPRPVLLHCKSGADRAGLAAAMALLDQGASAEEAARELSLRYLHIRQAKTGILDAFIAHYGAYQATGDLPFRRWLAEVYDPAEVKPVKGKGFGNFLVEKVLARE, encoded by the coding sequence TTGGCCGGACTGAAGGAGCGGTTCCGCCGCTGGTACAACGACTGGCAGGCGGAGTGGAACGCCGAATGGCCCTCGCCCAACGCCCGCAAGCGGGCGTGGTTCGACATGATGTGGTTCGACCACGGCTTCCTGCGCATTCTTTGGCGCAACCATGACGAGGTCGCCCCCGGCATCTGGCGCGCCAACCAGCCGGGGCCGAAGCGACTTCGCGAACTGGCCGACCTGGGCATGCGATCAATCATCAACCTGCGTGGCGAAAGCGGCTGGGGAACCTACTTCCTGGAAAAGGAGGTGGCGGAAGAAGCCGGGGTGGAACTTCTCAACGCCCGCCTTTATTCCCGCCGTCCGCCGACACGCGAGGAAGCCCTCCGCTACATCGAGGCGCTGGACGCCGCGCCGCGCCCCGTCCTCCTTCACTGCAAATCCGGCGCGGACAGGGCGGGCCTTGCCGCCGCCATGGCTTTGCTCGATCAGGGCGCATCGGCAGAGGAAGCGGCAAGGGAACTCTCGCTGCGCTACCTGCACATCCGGCAGGCCAAGACCGGCATCCTCGACGCTTTCATCGCCCATTACGGGGCCTATCAGGCCACCGGCGACCTGCCCTTCCGGCGCTGGCTGGCGGAAGTCTATGATCCGGCAGAGGTGAAGCCGGTGAAGGGCAAGGGCTTCGGCAATTTCCTCGTCGAGAAGGTGCTGGCCCGTGAGTGA
- a CDS encoding ABC transporter ATP-binding protein, producing the protein MSDSGTSLLLRLWRTHVRGFWPVLLVALVLMTIEGGALGVMSYMVRPLFDEVFVAGDAASVRWIAFAIGGIFVLRALSGFGQRVLVMSVGLKVTTALQTRMLDHLLGLDARYFQDNAPGQLIERVRGDTQALQATASAALMTLGRDTVSILSLIAVMLWVDWVWAALAFIGVPVLMLPLAGLQTWIRGTSRRAREAAGTISTRLDEIFHGIVSIKVNRLEDHESQRFGREVDGFLSSQIRAEAGKAALPAVIDVVAALGFLGVLLYGGGEILAGTKSVGDFMSFFTAMALLFDPLRRLSSVSGQVQGAAASLERIYAVMDAEPEIVSPPAPQPIAPGEIRFENVAFSYGDTPILNGLSFTAESGKLTALVGPSGAGKSTVFGLLTRLIDKQSGGVTIGGVDVAQASLQDLRALFAVVGQDAALFDETIAENIRLGRLDASETEIEAAAETASVTEFAARQPKGLQTLVGPRGSALSGGQKQRVAIARAVLRDAPLLLLDEPTSALDTRSEGIVQAALARLSEGRTTLMIAHRLSTVRDADKIIVLEEGRVVEEGRHADLIARGGAYARLAAAQATEEG; encoded by the coding sequence GTGAGTGACAGCGGCACATCGCTGCTCCTGCGTCTCTGGCGTACCCATGTGCGCGGCTTCTGGCCGGTACTGCTGGTGGCGCTCGTGCTGATGACGATCGAGGGCGGCGCTCTGGGCGTGATGAGCTACATGGTCCGCCCCCTGTTCGATGAAGTGTTCGTCGCCGGCGATGCCGCGTCCGTCCGCTGGATCGCCTTCGCCATCGGCGGCATCTTCGTCCTCCGCGCCCTCTCCGGCTTCGGCCAGCGCGTGCTGGTGATGAGTGTCGGTCTGAAAGTGACGACGGCGCTGCAAACCCGCATGCTTGACCACCTTCTCGGTCTGGACGCCCGCTATTTCCAGGACAATGCGCCGGGCCAGTTGATCGAACGGGTGCGCGGCGATACCCAGGCGCTGCAGGCCACCGCCTCTGCCGCCCTGATGACATTGGGCCGCGATACCGTCTCGATCCTCTCGCTGATCGCGGTGATGCTATGGGTAGATTGGGTCTGGGCCGCGCTCGCCTTCATTGGCGTGCCGGTCCTCATGCTTCCACTCGCAGGCCTGCAAACATGGATCCGCGGCACCTCCCGCCGGGCCCGCGAGGCGGCGGGCACAATCTCCACGCGGCTGGACGAAATCTTCCACGGCATCGTCTCGATCAAGGTCAACCGGCTGGAGGACCACGAGTCGCAACGTTTCGGGCGCGAAGTTGACGGCTTCCTTTCCTCCCAGATCCGGGCCGAAGCCGGCAAGGCCGCCCTGCCCGCCGTGATTGATGTCGTCGCGGCGCTCGGCTTCCTCGGCGTTCTGCTCTACGGCGGCGGCGAAATCCTCGCGGGCACCAAGAGCGTCGGCGATTTCATGAGCTTCTTCACCGCCATGGCCCTCCTCTTCGACCCGCTGCGCCGCCTCTCCTCCGTCTCCGGGCAGGTGCAGGGTGCCGCGGCCTCGCTGGAACGGATCTACGCGGTCATGGATGCCGAACCGGAGATCGTCTCGCCACCTGCGCCGCAGCCCATCGCGCCGGGTGAAATCCGCTTCGAGAACGTCGCCTTTTCCTATGGCGACACGCCGATCCTGAATGGCCTCAGCTTCACGGCCGAGTCCGGCAAGCTCACCGCCCTTGTCGGCCCCTCCGGCGCAGGCAAGAGCACCGTCTTCGGCCTGCTGACCCGCCTGATCGACAAGCAGTCCGGCGGTGTCACCATCGGCGGTGTCGATGTCGCCCAAGCCTCTCTCCAAGACCTCCGCGCGCTCTTTGCCGTGGTTGGCCAGGATGCCGCGCTGTTTGACGAGACGATAGCGGAGAACATCCGCCTCGGCCGTCTCGATGCCAGCGAAACGGAAATCGAAGCGGCCGCGGAAACCGCTTCCGTCACGGAATTCGCAGCCCGCCAGCCAAAGGGCCTGCAAACCCTGGTCGGCCCTCGCGGCTCCGCCCTCTCCGGCGGTCAGAAACAACGCGTCGCCATCGCCCGCGCCGTCCTCCGCGATGCGCCGCTGTTGCTGTTGGATGAACCGACATCCGCGCTCGATACACGCTCCGAAGGCATTGTTCAGGCCGCGCTCGCCCGGCTGTCGGAAGGCCGCACCACCCTGATGATTGCCCACCGTCTCTCGACGGTACGGGACGCGGACAAGATCATCGTGCTGGAAGAGGGCCGCGTCGTCGAGGAAGGACGGCACGCCGACCTGATCGCCCGCGGCGGCGCCTACGCCCGCCTGGCCGCGGCGCAAGCCACGGAAGAAGGCTGA
- a CDS encoding DUF4347 domain-containing protein codes for MPVLKFTKRDLLYCPFPQDGDLVREIYAILQNAQVSEDNVLVDGDDFARELRFHGYFERLWILCHGGDGSLRIGNTAGDSRISAADLAERLLELGLNTAVPEIMVWSCFGGKAGGFAQSLWLNLRRSLPHIRVSGLAGMTGSIAPGGAALKVTRMAGYFAGSGGDEGLHRMIDLSEIITYPGAPTVSFEV; via the coding sequence ATGCCGGTTCTGAAGTTCACCAAGCGAGACCTGCTCTACTGCCCGTTCCCGCAGGATGGGGATCTGGTGCGGGAGATCTACGCGATCCTGCAGAACGCGCAGGTGTCGGAGGACAACGTGCTGGTCGACGGGGACGATTTCGCCCGCGAACTGCGCTTTCACGGCTATTTCGAGCGGTTGTGGATCCTCTGCCACGGCGGCGACGGCAGCCTGCGCATCGGCAACACCGCCGGCGACAGTCGTATATCGGCGGCGGACCTGGCGGAGCGGCTGCTGGAGCTTGGGCTGAACACCGCGGTGCCGGAGATCATGGTCTGGTCGTGTTTCGGCGGCAAGGCCGGCGGGTTCGCGCAATCGCTGTGGCTGAATCTGCGGCGCTCTCTGCCGCATATCCGCGTGTCGGGTCTTGCCGGGATGACGGGCAGCATCGCCCCTGGCGGTGCGGCGCTGAAGGTGACGCGCATGGCCGGATACTTCGCCGGCAGCGGCGGTGACGAGGGCCTGCACCGGATGATCGACCTGTCCGAAATCATTACCTATCCGGGCGCACCCACGGTGTCTTTCGAGGTATGA
- a CDS encoding Lrp/AsnC family transcriptional regulator — MAAALDALDRKILAALQQDASRSLEELARAVGGSKTPVWNRIRKLREAGIIRKEVALLDAEALGLDACFFVLVRTSEHDADWLQRFMNALQNRPEVIEAHRLAGDIDYILKVRVANAKAYDDFYRDLIKEVSIFNVTSQLSMEEMKSTTELPLE, encoded by the coding sequence ATGGCCGCCGCGCTCGATGCTCTGGACAGGAAAATCCTTGCCGCACTGCAACAGGACGCCTCACGCTCGCTTGAGGAATTGGCCCGCGCGGTGGGCGGATCGAAGACGCCGGTGTGGAATCGCATCCGCAAGTTGCGGGAGGCGGGAATCATCCGCAAGGAGGTGGCGCTGCTGGATGCGGAGGCACTGGGGCTGGACGCATGTTTCTTCGTGCTGGTGCGCACCTCGGAGCACGATGCCGACTGGCTGCAGCGGTTCATGAACGCACTGCAGAACAGGCCCGAGGTGATCGAAGCACACCGGCTGGCCGGCGATATCGACTATATTCTCAAGGTCCGGGTGGCCAATGCCAAGGCATATGATGATTTCTACCGGGATCTGATCAAGGAAGTGTCGATCTTCAATGTCACCTCGCAACTGTCGATGGAGGAAATGAAGTCGACGACGGAACTGCCGCTGGAGTGA
- the cysG gene encoding siroheme synthase CysG produces MRHFPVFLNLRGRRAVVSGAGECAVAKLRLLLKTEAAISVYGTDPSAQVLQWAREGRLAHFDRQMQAGDADDAAMLYAANEDEALDDAAVAIGKAAGALTNIVDNLDDSQFITPAIVDRDPVTIAIGTEGAAPILARKIKAELEERLPSSLGLLARIGQAFRPRADVLPMGGKRRNFWTRFYFERGPEALKDGDGAAELALEELLAEELAARPAPGHVWLVGTGPGDPELLTLKARRLLHEAEVVIHDRLVPAPILELARREATVIEVGKIPYGPSWSQDDINDLLVEHGRGSNVVRLKSGDPGIFGRLDEEMDALDAAGIAFDIVPGITSSAAAAASIKTSLTKRGRNSSFRILTGHDVKGFAEQDWRDLAKPGAVAAIYMGVKAATFLRGRLMIHGAAEDAPVTAIENASRPDQRVIATTLIDLPDALEAAAPAGPVMLFLGLSPRAAAAMAGEPELKLQEAL; encoded by the coding sequence ATGCGCCATTTCCCTGTCTTCCTCAACCTGCGCGGCCGCCGGGCCGTTGTCTCGGGTGCGGGAGAGTGCGCCGTGGCGAAACTGCGTCTGCTGCTCAAGACCGAAGCCGCGATTTCCGTCTATGGTACTGATCCGTCCGCGCAGGTTCTGCAATGGGCGCGCGAGGGCCGGCTTGCCCATTTCGACCGCCAGATGCAGGCCGGCGATGCCGACGACGCCGCGATGCTCTACGCCGCGAATGAGGACGAGGCGCTCGATGATGCCGCCGTCGCCATCGGCAAGGCCGCGGGCGCGCTGACCAACATCGTCGACAACCTCGACGACAGCCAGTTCATAACCCCCGCCATCGTCGACCGCGACCCCGTGACCATCGCCATCGGCACCGAAGGCGCCGCCCCGATCCTCGCCCGCAAGATCAAGGCGGAGCTGGAGGAGCGCCTGCCGTCCTCGCTCGGCCTGCTCGCCCGCATCGGCCAGGCCTTCCGCCCGCGCGCCGACGTGCTGCCGATGGGCGGCAAACGCCGCAACTTCTGGACTCGCTTCTACTTCGAGCGCGGCCCCGAGGCGCTGAAGGATGGCGACGGCGCCGCCGAACTGGCGTTGGAGGAGTTGCTGGCCGAAGAACTCGCCGCCCGCCCCGCGCCCGGCCATGTCTGGCTTGTCGGCACCGGCCCGGGCGACCCCGAACTGCTCACCCTCAAGGCCCGCCGCCTGCTGCACGAGGCCGAGGTCGTGATCCACGACCGGCTGGTGCCCGCCCCGATCCTGGAACTCGCGCGGCGCGAAGCCACCGTTATCGAAGTCGGCAAGATCCCCTACGGCCCCTCGTGGAGCCAGGACGACATCAACGACCTGCTGGTAGAGCACGGTCGCGGTTCCAACGTCGTGCGCCTGAAATCCGGCGATCCCGGCATCTTCGGCCGGCTGGATGAGGAAATGGACGCGCTCGACGCCGCCGGCATCGCCTTCGATATCGTGCCCGGCATCACCTCCTCCGCCGCCGCCGCCGCCTCGATCAAGACCAGCCTCACCAAACGCGGGCGCAATTCCTCGTTCCGCATCCTCACCGGCCACGACGTGAAGGGCTTCGCCGAACAGGACTGGCGTGATCTCGCCAAGCCCGGTGCCGTCGCCGCGATCTACATGGGCGTCAAGGCCGCCACTTTCCTGCGCGGCCGCCTGATGATCCACGGTGCGGCGGAGGATGCGCCGGTCACGGCCATCGAGAACGCCTCCCGCCCCGACCAGCGCGTGATCGCCACCACCCTCATCGACCTGCCGGACGCGCTCGAAGCCGCCGCGCCCGCGGGCCCCGTCATGCTCTTCCTCGGCCTCAGCCCCCGTGCAGCGGCGGCGATGGCCGGCGAGCCCGAACTCAAATTGCAGGAGGCCCTCTGA